In Juglans regia cultivar Chandler chromosome 13, Walnut 2.0, whole genome shotgun sequence, the following proteins share a genomic window:
- the LOC108988316 gene encoding esterase-like, whose protein sequence is MESPSIPKFTIPLSCFLTLLLCAATLNPVFTSKVCNFPAIFNFGASSSDTGGLSATLQRVIPPNGETYFHKPARRLCDGRLIIDFIAMGVGLPYLSAYLDSLGTNFTHGANFAMAGSTIRLPSRIIPAAGGFSPFYLNIQYSQFEQFKERSQFIRRQGGIYAHLMPKNDYFPKALYTFDIGQNDLSEGFFSNMTVEQVNASIPDILDKFSLNVKNIYKLGARSFWIHNNGPIGCLPYILVNFPSAQRDRYGCAKPYNDVAQSFNHKLKEAIVQLRIDLPSAAITYVDIYSVKYSLYREPQKYGFELPLVACCGYGGKYNYSSSVGCGGTVTVNGSQIFVGSCERPSVRVNWDGIHYTEAANKFVFSQISTGAFSDPPVPLKMACHQV, encoded by the exons ATGGAGTCTCCTAGCATTCCCAAGTTCACAATTCCTCTCTCTTGCTTCCTTACGCTTTTACTGTGTGCTGCCACTCTAAATCCTGtatttacttcaaaagtttGCAACTTTCCGGCAATCTTTAACTTTGGCGCCTCAAGTTCCGATACTGGAGGATTGTCTGCTACCCTCCAAAGAGTCATACCGCCTAACGGGGAGACCTATTTTCACAAGCCTGCCAGAAGGCTCTGCGATGGTCGGCTCATTATTGATTTCATAG CAATGGGTGTTGGTCTTCCATATCTGAGTGCATACCTTGATTCCTTGGGAACTAACTTCACACACGGTGCAAACTTTGCCATGGCTGGATCCACAATCAGACTACCATCCAGAATTATACCTGCAGCAGGTGGATTTAGTCCCTTCTACCTCAATATCCAATACTCACAATTTGAGCAGTTCAAAGAAAGATCACAGTTTATAAGACGACAAG GAGGAATATATGCACATTTGATGCCCAAGAATGATTATTTTCCTAAAGCTTTGTACACATTTGATATTGGTCAGAATGATCTTAGTGAGGGATTCTTTAGTAACATGACTGTAGAGCAAGTCAATGCTTCTATCCCCGATATTCTTGACAAGTTCTCTCTTAATGTTAAG aatatatataagttgggAGCTAGATCATTTTGGATCCACAATAATGGACCGATTGGTTGCCTTCCTTATATTTTGGTCAATTTTCCATCAGCTCAAAGGGACCGCTATGGCTGTGCAAAGCCTTATAATGATGTAGCTCAGTCTTTCAATCACAAGTTGAAGGAGGCCATTGTTCAACTCAGGATCGATCTTCCTTCAGCTGCAATCACATATGTAGATATCTACTCTGTTAAGTACTCTCTTTATAGGGAACCACAAAAATACG GATTTGAGCTTCCACTTGTTGCGTGTTGTGGGTATGGAGGAAAGTACAACTACAGCAGTAGTGTTGGGTGTGGAGGAACAGTGACTGTGAATGGAAGCCAAATATTTGTTGGTTCATGTGAGCGCCCCTCAGTCAGAGTAAACTGGGATGGAATTCACTATACTGAGGCTGCCAACAAGTTtgtcttttctcaaatttcaactGGAGCGTTTTCAGATCCACCTGTACCCTTAAAAATGGCATGTCACCAAGTTTAA